AAGAAAAAAAATGTGAGGAAAAATCGGAAACCCTAACGGGAACCGCAACCGCACAATTCTCACCCAACACGGTTTCCAATACCTATGACATGTATGTCTACAATGGGATGAAGGATGTTCCAAAGCGCAAGTACCGTGACGAAATCGAAGATAATCAAACGGATTCCCTTGTGAAGAATCTCTATTGGACCAATGAACCCTATGACTATGATGTGATCCGCTGGATGCACCATCAGGACGTAGAGGGGAAGAAGTACGACTGGACGCAAGCGCCGGGACAATATAAGCGTGAATTCATCCAGCAAGCAAGCGGAAGTGTCGAGTGGGATATCAAAAGCTCCATGCGCGATGAATACGCTCAGGCTAGAGATGCTGCAGCTAAGAGGAAAAACAACAAGAAGCTTTACGATAAAGCTGTATTTGCAACAGACAAGGTGCTTCAGGAGCACGATTATCCAATTAAATCGGGATACTATTTTAATCCTGCGGGGAGTTACACTTTCACCGTCACAACCGAGGTATTTAAGAAAGAGAAACCTGAGGACATGACGGGAGACCATAAAGATCTGCTGAACAGTCTGATTAAATCCTTCCGCTATGAAACCGATCTAATGTTTATCAACAATCAGAAGGTTGCTGTTAATATCAAAAATGATAAGCTTACGGGAAAAGGCGGGGGCTTCGAGCGGGAACCGGGTATTTTGTCTGTTGAGGACAGCAAGTCGGTGAACGAAACATCGTTGATCAGTGTGTTGGATCGAAACGCCGATCCGTCCAGGTATACGAAAAAAGTAAAGGAGATTGAATACTCGGACAAGCGCGGCGGCGATTCTGATAAGTTCTGGAAGATGGTCCTGGAAGGGTATAGCGAGTCGTATACGTTGGGCAAATACACGGACTATACCTACCGGGAGTATGTTAAAGCCGGACAGCATATGTATAAAATCACGGAAACGTCAACGATTACGATCGTCGTCAATTCAGGCAATGTACCGTTGTATACCCATGCCAATATGCCGAACGGAAACTACTATATCAAAGTGTGGTTCGACAAAGTGAATATGACTGACGGGAATCATGCTTACGCAGGCCTCAAGACTTTGCAAGGCTTCGAAAATTTGGATTCTATCAAGGTAACCGTGGTTGGCTCCATGTTTGATGATTTGAATAACTAGACGAACAACAAGACCTGGGATTCAACATCCCGGGTCTATTTTCTAAAAGTAGATATAATCCTCATATAACCACCGTTTTAAACTACTTTCCTTACATCATGTGAATCCAGAACAATATGGAGTAATTAGTGAGTGTACAGGAGGTGTCCTTCCATTCAAAAGATAGATCTGGACCGACTCGACAATTTGGCTAAAGTAGTGGAGCATTTGCGACAGACAATGGAGCAGGAAATCACCGGCATGTCCAAGGATGTGAATCGTCTGCTCCAAAATACAGAGGCGGATTACTCGGAATATTATGTGCGCACAGCTACCCAAGAAGCGGCAAGCCTGCTCCGTGAGATTGAAATGCTGGCTCGGCGATTGGATGATCAAATGCATGAAAAAGTAAGCGGCCTGAAATATGCCGTGAGTCAATATGCGCAGACAGACAAGCAAGTGGAGAAATTGGCTCAAACCCAGCCTTCTTCATCGTTGTTCGATCATAAATCTCCGTTTCTTGCCGCGAAGTGGTCAGATATCACAGGAAATAGCTTGTATGGACCTGCGAAGTCGACTACTTCAGAGCCATTCCCATTCCCCAATTTCCTCGAACAACTTGAGGCTTTTCAGCGCCAAGGAATTATGGATAGTTTAGCTCCCTTCCAAGAAGATCCGCGAATTCATGCTCTTCTACAAACGATGCAGAACCAAGATGCCTTCGCCCAGAAACTCGCCCAAGCAGAACTAACCAAAATCGCTGAAGCCTTTACGGAAATCGCCCGTAGTCAGAAGGCTTATGTCGTCTATCAGGCTTATGGGCAACGTGAATATATGGAGTCGGCTCATCAATATGCCGAAGCCCAGCGGAAGAAGCTCGAAGAAATGGGCGTATCGGACGAATGGTATAAAGAAGGCATTGATCTAAGTTATTTTTATCAAGGTGGGTTTCTTAAGGCCTGTAGATACAATCCGTTAAAAAATGACCGATCGCTCTTACTGGATGATGAAGAGATTAGAACTTTGTTGAAGCAGGGGATGTTGGGTGAAGTTCAATTGGATGTGCTTCGTCAGAAATATGACGAGCTGGAAGTAAAGGTACTTCACCGTCTGCAACTCGAGCAGCAGTTGGAGGAATATAATCGCTTGGTCGCCGAGGAAGACATCCGAAAGATGCAGCAGCTTCTTAAGGATATGAATCTATATCATGGAGAAATTACCGGGAAGTATGATCAAGAGCTGTTAATTGCTGTAGCTGGATATCAGTATATTGCCAATAACCATAGTACCATGTTTGCCGTGTGGCGTGAATTAAGCGGGTATCATGATGGTAAGGAATTTGAAGTAGATGGATTGATCACGAAAGAGCTGCTGGAGCTAGCGAATGCAGAGAGAGGGTTAGGATATTGGAATGATCCCAATGTGAAAGCCAGTGGACTAGGGGTGGCGCTGACAGCGGTAGGAGTGGGGGATGGAATCGTCAGTCAGATTTGGGATGAAGGAAGCGGGCTTTTGAAGCAAGCCTGGTCCGTCAATCCGACCAATCCGAAGTTCTGGACAGAGACGATCCCAGGATATTATGATTTAGCTAAGGCAATCACAAATGGGGATATTACCCTGGAAGATATCAAGGAAGCGCTGAAAGAAGGGGCCGCAGAAGAGTTCGTGGTTCCGTTCCAGGATATTTGGGATTTGCAGGGGAAGGTATTGAGTGGAAAAGCCAGTTATGAAGAGAGCGAGCGATATGGACGCGCTTTGGTCAAGGCCTTTTTGGCTCTGACGTTGGTGGAAGGAGCAGTTAAGTCAGGAGTTAAGATATCTGGCAAACTGAGCAAGCAGCTCTCCGAGCTATTGCCTAAGCTGAACGGCGGAGCCGTGGCGGTTACTGAGAGTGGAGTGAAAATCCAGGTTCCGAACAATTATCGTATCGAGACCCCGGAGAATCCAAATATTCAGAGAAGGCAATATAATTTAGATAAAGAAGAGGGTATTGAGGGGACGGGACAAGGTAATAAACCTAACCTCTTTGATAAGGATGGAAATTATACGGGCGGTAGAACGCAAAAGGAATTGGATGATTTAGCAGGCGATCCTTCACATGGCGGTAAAATTAGGGATCAAGGTTTGAAAGAAAGAGAGATAGGACTAGATTTGGAACAACAAGGAAAACTAGGGAAGATAGTACGTGACCCACAAGGAAACGGAGGAGCAGAATTTATTGATACAACCAATAACGTTAAATGGGACGTTAAAAGTTTCGTATCTTATCCAAATGGTCATACTTCACCCAAGAAAGGCGCATTTACAGTAAATAACGGGATGAAGGCAATTAATAAAGAACTAGATAAAACTTATAATGTAATTGTGGATAAAAGAGACATGATTCCTGAACATATTGAACAGTTAAAAGAGGCAATTGAAAAAGCTGGGATATCAGATAGGATTATTTGGTATCCATAGGAGGGTTAAGTATGACAACTGATATCAAAGAAATTATGACTCAATTAGAATCACACCGCCTTTGGATTGAAACTATTGGAGAACAAGGCGAAAAACTAGGTATAGATGAAATTGATTTGCGAAATGTGGATTTGTCACAATACCCATTAGACCAAGCATATATAACAGCTTGTATCTTTGATGGCATGAACTTAAATCACAAAGATTTCTCTTCATCTTTACTAAGTTCATCAACTTTTATATCTACAAATTTAGAAGGGGCAGACTTTTGTAAATCTAATGTCTCGTATGTGGACTTCACAAATGCCAATGTTAAAGCTGCTAGACTTGCTGATAGTGAATGTATTGAGACGGTGTTTGTTCAAGCTGATTTATCAGATGCTAATTTAGTAGCTGGTCTTTTTGACGAGACGGATTTTCGCAATGCAATATTGTTTAATGCTGATGTGCGGTTAGCTACGTTTGAAAGAGTATTGCTAAAAGGAGCTAAATTAACTGGGGTTCGGGGGCTAGAAGAGGCTTTTATAAAAAGCATCAATATTGGGACGCCAGAACAACCAAATATTCTAGTAGGTGAAGAAGCTAGAAAATGGTTACAAGATAATAAGTAGACCCTTTACATCAGTAGAGAGTAGGTCATACAATACAACCAACAAACCAAACACTAAACAATTCAAACACTTGATAAACTTTCAAAAGCTCTTTCCAACTTGAACTATGAGTAGGAATGAGCTTTGTTTGCATGTTCAAAATCAAAGGAGGACGAAACGAATGGCAAAACGTGAACAGGTAGTGGCAGAAGAGTTGAAAATAAAGCAACTAGCACAGGAAGCAGAAAAAAAGTGAGGTCTATTGCGAACGGAAACCACTATATCAAAGTATGGTTCGACAAAGTGAATATGACTGACGGGAATCATGCTTACACAGGCCTCAAGACTTTGCAAGGCGTCGAAAATTTGGATTCCATCAAGGTAACCGTAGTTGGCTCCATGTTTGATGATTTGAATAACTAGACGAACAACAAGACCTGGGATCCAACATCCCGGGTCTATTTTCTAAAAGTAGATTTACCCTCATATGGCCATCGACTTTTAAACTACTTTCCTTACATCATGCGAATTCAGAAAAATATGGAGTAATAAGCGAGTGTACAGGAGGTGTCCTTTCATTCAAAAGATAGATCTGGATCGACTTGAGAATTTGTCTAGAGTAGTGGAGCATTTGCGACAGACGATGGAGCAGGAAATCACCGGCATGTCCAAGGATGTGAATCGTCTGCTCCAAAATACAGAAGCGAATTACTCGGAGTATTATGTACGCACAGTAACTCAAGAAACGGCAAGCCTGCTCCGGGAGATTGAAATGCTGGCACGGCGATTGGATGATCAAATGCGTGAAAAGGTAAGCGGCCTGAAATATGCCGTAAGTCAATATGCGCAGACAGACAAGCAAGTGGAGAAATTGGCTCAAACCCAGCCTTCCTCGTCTTTGTTCAATCATAAATCTCCGTTTCTAGCCGCACAGTGGTCAGATATCACAGGAAATAGTCTGTATGGGCCTGCGAAGTCCACTACTTCAGAGCCGTTCCCATTCCCCAATTTCTTCGAACAACTTGAGGCTTTTCAGCGGTAAGGAATTATGGATCGTTTAGCTCCCTTCCAAGAAGATCCGCGAATTGCTGCTCTTCTACAAACGATACAGAACCAAGATGCCTTCGCCCAGAAACTCGCCCAAGCAGAACTAACCAAAATCGCTGAAGCCTTTACGGAAATCGCCCGTAGTCAGAAGGCTTATGTCGTCTATCAGGCTTATGGTCAGCGTGAATATATGGAGTCGGCTCATCGATATGCCGAAGCCCAGCGGAGAAAGCTCGAAGAAATGGGTGTGTCGGAGGAATGGTATAAAGAAGGCATTGATCTGAGTTATTTTTATCAAGGTGGGCTTCTTAAGGCCTGTAGATACAATCCGTTAAAAAGTGACCGATCACTCTTGCTGGATGATGAAGAGATTAGGGCTTTGTTGGAGCAGGGGATGTTGGGAGAAGTTGAATTGGATGTGCTTCGTCAGAAATATGACGAGCTGGAAGTCAAGGTACTTCACCGTCTGCAACTAGAGCAACAGTTGGAGGAATATAATCGCTTGGTCGCCGAGGAAGATATCCGAAAGATGCAGCAGCTTCTCAAGGATATGAATCTATATCATGGAGAAATCACCGGGAAGTATGATCAAGAGCTGCTAATTGCTATAGCGGGATATCAGTATATTGCAAATAACTATAGTACAATGTTCGCCGTCTGGCGTGAATTAAGTGGGTATCATGATGGTAAAAAATTTGAAGTAGATGGATTGATTACGAAAGAGCTTCTGGAGCTAGCGAATGCAGAGAGAGGGTTAGGATATTGGAATGATCCCAATGTGAAAGCCAGTGGACTAGGTGTGGCGCTGACATCGGTAGGAGTCGGAGATGGAATCGTGAGTCAGATTTGGGATGAGGGAAGCGGGCTTTTGAAGCAAGCCTGGTCCGTCAATCCGACCAATCCGAAGTTCTGGACAGAGACGATCCCAGGATATTATGATTTAGCTAAGGCAATCACAAATGGGGATATTACCCTGGAAGATATCAAGGAAGCGCTGAAAGAAGGGGCAGCAGAAGAGTTTGTGGTTCCGTTCCAGGATATCTGGGATTTGCAGGGGAAGGTATTGAGCGGAAAAGCCAGCTATGAAGAGAGCGAGCGATATGGACGCGCTTTGGTCAAGGCATTTTTGGCTCTGACATTGGTGGAAGGAGCAGTTAAGTCAGGAGTTAAGATATCTGGCAAACTGAGCAAGCAGCTCTCCGCGCTATTGCCTAAGCTGAATGGCGGAGCCGTGGCGGTTACTGAGAGTGGAACTAGATTCCGAATTCCTGATGGTTACCACCTCGATACACCTGAACTTCCCAAGACAAATGCACAACGGCAATTTATCGATTTTCAGAGGCAACAGGAGCTTAGAGAAAATGCTGGAGGGGCAGGGAATACAACAAGACAGACTGTAAAGTCTAATCTCGGTACTGAAATTGATATAACACCATCTGGTAATCATAAAATTGCGCCTTCTAATAAGAATTCTGGATTGAAGGGGGAACCTAACTCGAGTGTTGACATTGTTGACCCAAAAACTGGGGAAGTAAAGACACGAAGATACTATGGAGCTGATGGGAAAGCAGCTAGAGATGTAGATATGACAAATCATGGTAACCCCAAGCAACATCCAGAATACCCACATGAGCATATATTTGAATATAATCCTGACGGTTCCTTAAAGTCGAGATAAGGAGAATCTATATGACGCACAGTGAATTTATCCAGCTAGTAAAGTGTGGTATGGAGTATAATTTTTACGTGAAAGATGAAGAGTATTGGATTAGCTCGAATGAGAATGGGTACTACTTAACAAGAGTCAGAGATAGTAGTTCACAAGAATTTAAGACACCCGAGGAATTACTTGAAAATGGGCGGATAAATGGTCTCTCTCTATTTGATCTATGGGATGATCTAAAGGATTTCTTCCAATAGTTTTTTATATAAACAGCGGAGTTTCCCTTTTATGGACTGGGACTAGATATAAGGTTGGAGATATAGTTTAAGGGACTTTGAAGGCTATGATCGATTGCGATCATGGCTTTTTTTCTGTGTGTACCTAATTCATTTTTTTGAAAACTGTCCCTTTTTCCGTTCCTTAAGTGTTATACATAGTTAGAGGGGAGGATGGCTTGATGGAGTTCGTTGAGGAATGCGTAATGCAAGTCAAAGCGGGCGAAGTGAATAAGTATGTACATATTGTTGAGGCGTTCCAAGCTCCGATTTATCGATATTGCAGTCGTATGTTAGGGAATCGGCAGGAGGCGGAGGATGCCGTACAGGACATTCTAGTTAAAGCCTATGAAAAAATAGACAAGTATGAGCCGACGAGCAGCTTCTCATCCTGGCTGTATAAGATTGCGCACTACCATTGTCTGAATCTGCTTCGTAAACGCAGCGTGCAGCGTAAATTCCAGGGCTGGTTCCAGCAAGAGGCAATTGCGGAAAGTGCGGAGCAGACGATGACGAACCGATTATTCGGGGAGCCGTTGGCATCTGCTATAACAGCTTTAAGCGCGGACGAGCGGAGTTTACTGATATTACGGGCGCTTGAGGAGAAGTCTTTTGCCGAGATTGGAGAAATTTCCGGAAAAAGCACGGAAGCGGTGAAGAAGAAGTACGGGCGGCTCAAGCTGAAGCTGCAGAAACTGATGGAGCAGAAGGAGGGAGCAGGTTATGCGAAAAGCCAAAGTTACACTTCAAGATGATCAGATCAAGGAGCTTCTCATGAATAAGGAGCCGGATGATATTGATGTGCGACTGAGCGTGATGAATCGGGTTCGGGAAATTCACGGACGACGCACTGGCACTAAGAAGGTTCGGCACCGGACCGGAGCCATTGTCACGATTGCCTGCATCATTTTGGTGCTGTCCTCCTTAACAGGCTATGCGGCTTCCCGGTACGTACAAATTATGAATTCAAAAGGTGAAGTCATTGTTGAAACGAAGGAAATTATAGAAGATCAGTATACTCCCCATGCCAAAACATATGATAAGCTGCTGTCTGAGTACAGAGAGCGTGTCCAGGCCCAGCTTAAACCGGGGGAACTTGTGGCTTACTACATTAATGACGATACACTGAATGCCTATAACCAAGCTAATAAGATTAAAACGGAGTTTAAACCGGTGGTCTACAGTAGTTTCGTGGAATTGAAGAAGCAGATTGAAATTACATCTGGGCCAATGCTGGCTGAGCCGAAGTATTTGCCTAAAGGGTACTCTTTTACAGAAGGAAATGTATTTGTTAGTGTGACGGAAGGCGAGGCCAGCTTGGCAAATCTGCATAAGTTAGAACCGGAGTTTATCCAAATGGCTGAATCCTCGACTAGTGGTGCTAAATTGTTCATCAAGCCGTTGACTTGGAGTAAAGCAGGGAGTTCAAAGGCGATCTATAGCAATGGGAAGGATACGATCGATATCATTGCTTTTACACGGGAAAAACACCCATCCTCGGTAATAACGAAGTATCCCAAGGGCGTATCGGTCGAGAAGCTGACGGCAGGCGCTCAGGAGATGGTTTATATGGAGGCAGAAACAGCCGAAGCGGATACTGTCTACTACAAGCACAAATTGGAGTGGCTTGATGAAGAAGCGGAGATTTATTATTCCATATTCGATAATCCAGATAGTGCTCTGTCCAAGTCTGAATTCATCCGTTTTGCAGGCAGCATGGTGAAATAACTTCACTTCATAGTGTCCCTTTTCCAGAGGCTCAGGGGTTATATAAGTAAACCAAACCTCATGCCTACATGGCCGAAAGGAGATTCATCCATGAACCTTACGAAGAAAATGATCATTGCCACTACAAGCATTCTGCTAGTGTTGGGATCAGCAGGCGGATTTGCTGCAGAGGCAGGCGCTGCATCGCAGAAACAGACGAAGACACAGGCTACTTCAAGCAAAAGCAACCTTGAACGTCAGAAAAAAGAAGCTATGGACATATTTCACCCGAAAGAAGTAAAACCAGGTCATTTAACCGTGCTGTATGATGGGACTGACAATACGCTGTCTTTTAGCTATCTTGGTATAACCAGTTCAGATTACGATGAATTTACAAAGCTGTTGTCCAAGTACAAAGCGCCAGAATTGCAACAACCCGGTGGGCTCCCGGAAGGTTATATGTTTAAGTCTGGAGAGATCGTGCCACTGTATCCTCTGTTTCATACCAAGCCATATGAAAGTATGCTGAAAGAACTTAAAGCGGAGGCGAAAGGGAAGAAATATTACGCGAAAAAACTGAAATGGAATGAAGCTGGTGGGGCAATAATGATCTTCTCTAAGGATTCGGACATCATCCGTATCAGCTCCCAAAAAGTTCAGCCGTTCACTACGGAAGTCACCCGGGTACCAGGTAAAGGGGAAAAGTTTGAAAACTTAAGTATCAATGGAATCGATGCTCTTTACTCCACAAACTCTAATGATTTGTACTCTACCAAGTTAAGATGGGAAGATGCAGAGAACCAATTGCAATACGAGATTTCCACCTATAAGAAGAGCCATCTGACGAAGGAAGATCTTGTAGCGATAGCGGAGAGTATGATCCAAGAGTAGATTGTAATAGAATTAGTTGTATCTTAGGAGTCTGCATATGCAGACTCTTTATTTAATTCCTGCGGTACTTCAGAGTGAAGATAGTATAGTATCGGACAAATCCATTCCATACCACAGATTTGCCGAAGGATGCCTACCAACGTTATACGCTGACGGTAGGTTCAACCACAGTTATTGAGCTATTGATTGAATCGAGATTCACCGTTGCGCCAATCGGCAAAGCCGCTTTATAAACACCATGGCCTGTAGCTAGGTTTGTTATTAGTGGCTTACCGAGAGGTACTATGAATTCTTTGATTATATCCTCATAGGACTTGCCGTATGCCGCCTGGCAGCCCGTGCATTCCCCCATAATAATGCCGATGCAGTCATGAAATTTTCCAGCCAGCTTCAAATGATTTAAGTATCTGTAGACGGTATTGGTAGGTTCATGAGTTTCTTCAAGAACGAGAATTTTACCCCGTGTATCGATTTCGAAGGGTGTGCCCAATGTATCAACAAAAGATGTCAGATTACCACCCACTAGCGGCCCCGTAACGTTGCCCGGTACCCGGCTTATCAGCGGAACTCCCGGCGGATTTAGGATCGGTCTGGTTAGTGAGAAAAGGGACGTCGCAGAGAAAAATTGGTCGAAATTATAGCCAGGTGTATTGGATTTGAAGTCAATAAGCAGCAAACTATGGAATGTTATTAAACCCACAATTTCATACAGTACGTTTAATAATACTGTTATGTCACTGTAGCCTGTAATGATTTTTGGATTTTTCTGGATCACATTATAATCCAGGTACGGA
The window above is part of the Paenibacillus lutimineralis genome. Proteins encoded here:
- a CDS encoding pentapeptide repeat-containing protein, encoding MTTDIKEIMTQLESHRLWIETIGEQGEKLGIDEIDLRNVDLSQYPLDQAYITACIFDGMNLNHKDFSSSLLSSSTFISTNLEGADFCKSNVSYVDFTNANVKAARLADSECIETVFVQADLSDANLVAGLFDETDFRNAILFNADVRLATFERVLLKGAKLTGVRGLEEAFIKSINIGTPEQPNILVGEEARKWLQDNK
- a CDS encoding RNA polymerase sigma factor; protein product: MEFVEECVMQVKAGEVNKYVHIVEAFQAPIYRYCSRMLGNRQEAEDAVQDILVKAYEKIDKYEPTSSFSSWLYKIAHYHCLNLLRKRSVQRKFQGWFQQEAIAESAEQTMTNRLFGEPLASAITALSADERSLLILRALEEKSFAEIGEISGKSTEAVKKKYGRLKLKLQKLMEQKEGAGYAKSQSYTSR
- a CDS encoding DUF4367 domain-containing protein, with protein sequence MRKAKVTLQDDQIKELLMNKEPDDIDVRLSVMNRVREIHGRRTGTKKVRHRTGAIVTIACIILVLSSLTGYAASRYVQIMNSKGEVIVETKEIIEDQYTPHAKTYDKLLSEYRERVQAQLKPGELVAYYINDDTLNAYNQANKIKTEFKPVVYSSFVELKKQIEITSGPMLAEPKYLPKGYSFTEGNVFVSVTEGEASLANLHKLEPEFIQMAESSTSGAKLFIKPLTWSKAGSSKAIYSNGKDTIDIIAFTREKHPSSVITKYPKGVSVEKLTAGAQEMVYMEAETAEADTVYYKHKLEWLDEEAEIYYSIFDNPDSALSKSEFIRFAGSMVK
- a CDS encoding DUF4367 domain-containing protein produces the protein MNLTKKMIIATTSILLVLGSAGGFAAEAGAASQKQTKTQATSSKSNLERQKKEAMDIFHPKEVKPGHLTVLYDGTDNTLSFSYLGITSSDYDEFTKLLSKYKAPELQQPGGLPEGYMFKSGEIVPLYPLFHTKPYESMLKELKAEAKGKKYYAKKLKWNEAGGAIMIFSKDSDIIRISSQKVQPFTTEVTRVPGKGEKFENLSINGIDALYSTNSNDLYSTKLRWEDAENQLQYEISTYKKSHLTKEDLVAIAESMIQE
- a CDS encoding S66 peptidase family protein, which codes for MPIRPPILQKGDTVGIVTLGSPLAANIINERIEYLKAMGLNVLLGQFVYAQDGFLAGTDEQRASDLMRMFQDEQVKMILPTRGGTGVAGILPYLDYNVIQKNPKIITGYSDITVLLNVLYEIVGLITFHSLLLIDFKSNTPGYNFDQFFSATSLFSLTRPILNPPGVPLISRVPGNVTGPLVGGNLTSFVDTLGTPFEIDTRGKILVLEETHEPTNTVYRYLNHLKLAGKFHDCIGIIMGECTGCQAAYGKSYEDIIKEFIVPLGKPLITNLATGHGVYKAALPIGATVNLDSINSSITVVEPTVSV